The following coding sequences lie in one Musa acuminata AAA Group cultivar baxijiao chromosome BXJ1-8, Cavendish_Baxijiao_AAA, whole genome shotgun sequence genomic window:
- the LOC135680477 gene encoding probable serine/threonine-protein kinase At1g54610, whose product MGCIFGKFTSGVGLFPVVAPHITAASTSRPPAASASAAGHRHPIRAPPPLEPEPPRRPFFIPNSAADPPAWPTWLSDAAGDVLAGFSPRRANSFAMLEKIGSGTYSNVYKARDPVGGRLVAMKKVRVEDVKAVDSVLFMVREIALFRRLDHPNIIRLEDLAVSRIPTTPSLYLVFDYMEHDLAGLTALPGVRFTVPQVKCYMKQLLSGLEHCHSQGVLHRDIKCSNLLLNKEGILKIADFGLATIFDPNNTKPMTSKVVTLWYRPPELLLGATRYGVGVDLWSAGCILAELLTGKPILPGQTEVEQLHRIFKLCGSPSEEYFEKLKLQKTTSFGSYKCSISETFSDLPPSSVSLIEKLLALDPLERGSATSALNSEFFNIEPYACDPSELPQYPPTKEIDRKLRENRDRRKQRTNAKENGEATNRIRLRNRSYRGPAAPSTSSKVQAELDRRRLMTSASVARAERFPPPHLDAAIGFSLDSSHADREFTTVDDLFMSSNVVPRRVADVTREDGGRRDQNTVHAGVIGAIRPYLMGNLTDLGRNSRAHQSRRESAVAAAAN is encoded by the exons ATGGGATGCATCTTCGGCAAGTTCACCTCTGGAGTCGGCCTCTTCCCCGTCGTTGCTCCCCACATCACCGCCGCCTCCACGTCCAGGCCCCCCGCGGCCTCGGCCTCGGCCGCTGGACACCGGCACCCCATCCGCGCCCCTCCTCCTCTGGAGCCTGAGCCCCCCCGCCGCCCTTTCTTCATCCCGAACTCCGCTGCCGACCCCCCCGCGTGGCCGACCTGGCTCTCTGACGCCGCAGGCGATGTCCTCGCCGGCTTCTCGCCCCGTCGCGCCAATTCGTTCGCGATGCTCGAGAAG ATTGGGTCGGGGACGTACAGCAATGTGTACAAGGCGAGGGACCCGGTGGGGGGGCGGTTGGTGGCGATGAAGAAGGTGCGGGTGGAGGACGTGAAGGCGGTGGACAGCGTGCTGTTCATGGTGCGGGAGATCGCCCTGTTCCGCCGTCTCGACCACCCCAACATCATCCGCCTCGAGGACCTGGCGGTGTCCCGTATCCCCACCACCCCCTCTCTCTACCTGGTCTTCGACTACATGGAGCACGACCTCGCCGGCCTCACTGCGCTCCCTGGCGTCCGGTTCACTGTGCCCCAG GTGAAATGCTATATGAAGCAATTACTCTCTGGTCTTGAGCATTGTCATAGCCAGGGTGTCTTACACCGTGATATAAAGTGTTCAAATTTGCTACTTAACAAAGAAGGAATCCTTAAGATAGCTGATTTCGGGCTAGCTACTATTTTTGATCCGAACAACACAAAGCCCATGACAAGTAAGGTTGTGACCCTGTGGTACCGTCCTCCGGAGCTCTTACTCGGTGCAACTCGGTACGGCGTTGGTGTCGACCTATGGAGTGCTGGTTGTATTTTGGCAGAGCTTCTCACTGGGAAGCCAATACTTCCTGGACAGACTGAG GTGGAGCAGTTGCATCGAATCTTTAAGTTATGCGGATCTCCATCAGAAGAATACTTTGAGAAACTAAAATTACAGAAGACGACTTCGTTTGGATCATACAAGTGTTCTATATCAGAAACATTTTCAGATCTTCCACCTTCCTCGGTGTCTCTCATTGAGAAACTTCTTGCGCTTGACCCACTTGAAAGGGGGTCAGCTACTTCTGCCCTGAACAGTGAG TTCTTCAACATAGAGCCCTATGCATGCGATCCATCTGAGTTACCGCAGTACCCTCCAACCAAAGAAATTGACAGAAAATTGAGGGAAAACAGAGATAGAAG GAAACAAAGAACTAATGCAAAAGAAAACGGTGAAGCCACTAATAGAATCCGATTGCGTAATCGAAGTTACAGAGGACCAGCAGCTCCATCAACCAGTAGCAAAGTGCAAGCAGAACTTGAT CGACGGAGATTGATGACTAGTGCTAGCGTTGCAAGAGCCGAGAGGTTCCCACCACCACATCTTGATGCAGCAATTGGATTCTCACTTGATTCGTCCCATGCTGATAGAGAATTTACCACAGTAGATGACTTATTCATGTCATCAAATGTTGTGCCACGGAGAGTAGCAGATGTAACAAGGGAAGATGGAGGTAGAAGAGACCAAAACACGGTTCATGCTGGTGTTATCGGTGCAATCAGGCCATACCTGATGGGGAATCTGACAGATCTCGGAAGGAACAGTAGAGCACACCAGAGCAGAAGGGAATCAGCTGTTGCTGCTGCGGCGAACTGA